The following is a genomic window from Crossiella equi.
TCACGTACACGGTGACGAGTCTGCCCTGCTCCCGGCCGGGCCGGGTGCGCGGGTCAGTCCTGGGCGCGCAGGCCCCCGATGAGCAGTTCCAGCAGCCGGGTGATCCGGTCGACGAAGTTCACCCGGGTGGGTGCCAGCCGGGGGTCCTCCATCGCCTCGCGCACCGCGTCGTTGGGATTGGCGACCGGCCAGGCGGCCATCACCAGCAGCAGCGCGTGCGAGGACAGCTCCAGTCCCTGGGCTTCGGTGAGGCCGGGGATGGCCCGGGCGAACAGCCGGCCCAGGCGTTCGTTGTGCGCGCGCGAGCGCAGCTTGAAGTCCAGCACGGTTTCGCGGTCGACGTTGCGCTCCAGCACCCTCGCCACCACGCTCAGCAGCTCGCACACCAGCGGCCGCTCCTGCAGCGACTCGGCGAAGGTGCGGGCGAGCTCGTGCGCGTCCCCGGTGACGCGTTCCTCGAGCTCGTCCAGCCACAGGCCGCGCGCTCGGTCCAGGACCTCCAGGAACACCGCCTCCCGGGTGGGGAAGTAGCGGGCCACGTTCGCGGTGCCCAGGCCGACCCGGCGGCTCAGCTCGCGCAGGCTGACCTGCTCGGTGGGCAGCTCGGTGAGCAGCTCCTCGGCGGCGTCCAGGATCGCGGCACGGCGCGCGGCGATCTGCTCAGGCGTCCTGGCCCGCTGGAACGACGTCTCGGTCACGGGGCCAGTTTACCCACTTGCGCGATTAACGGGACAGTGGCATCTTAATAACGTGACACCGTCCCGTTAGAGCGTGGAGGCTCGCGTGAAGTACGACAAGCTGATCATCGGCACCGCCTGGGCCGAGCCCGCCACCAGTGGGACCGTCGAGGTGCGCTCCCCGCACGACCAGTCCCTGGTGGGCACCGCGCCGCTGGCCGCCGCGGAGGACGTGGACCGCGCGGTGGCCGCCGCCCGCCAGGCCTTCGACCACGGTCCCTGGCCGCACACCAACCCCGCCGAGCGCCAGCGCCTGGTGCGCCGCTTCGCCGAGCTCTACGCCGCCCGCGCGGAGGAGATGGCCGAGCTGATCACCGCGGAGAACGGCTCGCCGATCTGGTTCACCACCTGGTCCCAGCGCGATGTCGCGGTGCGGGCCAACGCCTGGGTGGCCGTCGCCGAGCGCTTCCCCTGGGAGGAGGCGCTGACCGACGGGGCCGGGCACCAGACCCTGGTCCGGGCCGAGGCGGTCGGCGTGGTGGCCGCGATCATCCCGTGGAACTCCCCGCACTCGGCGGCCACGGTGAAGATGCTGCCCGCGCTGCTGGCCGGGAACACCGTGATCCTCAAGGCCAGCCCGGAGACCGCGCTGGACGCCCTGGCCCTGGGCGAGCTGTTCCTGGAGGCCGGGTTCCCCGAGGGCGTGGTGAGCGTGCTGCCCGCCGACCGCGAGGTCAGCGAGCACCTGGTCGCCCACCCGGGCGTGGACAAGATCGCCTTCACCGGCTCGACCGCGGCCGGGCGCCGCATCGCCTCGGTGGCCGGGGCCCAGCTCAAGCGGGTGGACCTGGAGCTGGGCGGCAAGTCCGCGGCGATCGTGCTGGCCGATGCCGACCTGACCGCGATGGCCGCCGGGCTGCGCGCGCAGACCTTCGGCAACAACAGCGAGATGTGCGTGGCGCACACCAGGATCCTGGCCCCGCGCTCGCGCTACGAGGAGGTCGTGGCCGCGCTCAAGGACCTCGCGGAGAGCCTCGTCGTCGGCGACCCGAGCGACCCGGCCACCTACCTCGGCCCGATGGTGCGTGTGGACCAGTGGCACCGCGTGCGCGGCTACCTCGAGCTCGGTGTCCGCGAGGGCGCGCGCCTGGTCACCGGTGGACCGGAGCCCCTGGCCGACCCGGCACTGGCCGACGGCTTCTACGTGCGGCCCACCGTCTTCGCCGACGTGACCAACTCGATGCGCATCGCCCAGGAGGAGATCTTCGGCCCGGTCGTGGTGGTCATCGCCTACGACGAGGTCGAGGAGGCCATCCGCATCGCCAACGACTCCGACTACGGCCTCTCCGGCGGCGTGTGGACCACCGACGTGGCCCGCGGCACCGAGATCGCCCGCCGCCTGCGCACCGGCCTGGTGCACGTCAACGGCGCACCCCGGCACCCCGACTCCCCGTTCGGCGGCATGAAGGCCAGCGGCATCGGCCGCGAGTACGGGCCCTACGGGCTCGGCGAGTACGTGGAGTACAAGTCCATCCCGGTCGGCATCCCCGCTTGAGGCTGCCGCCGCTGACGAAAGCGGAACCGATGAGAACGCTGGCCGTCCTGGCCACCGGCGCGGGCGTGTTCGCGCTGTTGCAGTCCCTGATCGCCCCCGTGCTGACCACCATCCAGCACGACCTCGGCACCACCCAGTCCACCGTCACCTGGCTGCTGACCGCCTACCTGCTGTCCGCGGCGGTGTTCACCCCGGTCGTGGGGCGGTTGGGCGACATGCTCGGCAAACGCCGGGTGCTGGTCGCCTCGCTGCTCGCACTCGCGCTGGGCTGCCTGGTCGCCGCGCTGGCCGACTCGATCGAGGTGCTGATCGCCGCCCGCGTCGTGCAGGGCATGGGCGGCGCGGTGTTCCCGCTGTCCTTCGGCGTGCTGCGCGATGAGTTCCCCCGGGAACGCCTCGGCTCGGCGGTGGGCACGCTGTCCGCGGTGATCGCGGTCGGCAGCGGCCTGGGCGTGGCCCTGGCCGGACCGATCGTGGCCACGCTCGGCTCGCGCTGGCTGTTCTGGCTGCCCTTCCTCGTCGTCTCGGCGACCGCGCTGGCCGCGTTCCGGTACGTGCCGGAGTCCCCGTCCCGCGCGCCGGGCCGCATCAACTGGCTGGCCGCGGCGCTGTTGTCCGGCTGGCTGGTGGCGCTGCTGCTGGGTGTCAGCCGTGGTTCGGCCTGGGGCTGGACCTCACCGTGGACGCTGGGCTCGCTGGGCATCGGGGTCCTGCTGCTGGCCGTCTGGATCGCGGTGGAGGCCCGCGCGCACACCCCGCTGATCGACCTGCGCATGCTGCGCCTGCCCGCGGTGTGGCCGACCAACACGGTGTCCCTGCTGTTCGGTGCGGCCATGTTCGCCGCGTGGGCGTTCGTGCCGCAGCTGGTGCAGGCCCCGCTGAGCACCGGCTACGGCTTCGGCGGCAGCGCCTCGACGGGTGGCTGGCTGATGCTGCCCATGGTGGTGACCATGTTCGTGATGAGCCTGGCCAGCGGCCGCTTGGCCGTGCTCGTGGGCTACCGGGCGCAGCTCGTGGGCGGCGCGGTGTTCGCGGCGCTGGCCTGCCTGAGCCTGGCGCTCGCGCACGCCGCCCTGTGGCAGATCGCGGTGGGCACGGCGTTGCTGGGCACGGGCATCGGCCTGGCCTTCGCCGCGATGGCCAACCTGGTGGTGGAGGCCGTGCCGCCCTCGCAGACCAGCGTGGCCAGCGGCATGAACCTCAACGTCCGCACGATCGGCGGCGCGGTCGGCGCGGCCGTGATGACCAGCGTGGTCACCGCCCAGGTCGGCCCGGCCGGTCTGCCCCTGGAATCGGGCTACACCACCGGGTTCGCGGTGTTCGCCGGGATCGGGGCGCTGGCCGCCACCGCCGCGCTGCTCGTGCCCCGGGCCCGCCGGGCGGAGCCGGTGCCGGAGCTGGTGGCGGCCTGAGGACGGGTGCGGCCAGCGCCGTCCACGCCTATGCCGTCCAGCTCATCCCGCACACGCTCGGGTCCAGCCGGTCCTGGAACTCCGCACCGGGGAAGGCCCGCCGGTACTCCTGGTGGAACTGCGCCCGGCTGAGCGCCGGTGCCTGCGCGGCCAGCTCCTGCCAGCGCTCGTGCTTGCGCAGCTGGTAGCTGGCCAGCGCCACGCCCAGCCCGCGTCCGGTGACCCCGGCCCGGATGGCCCCGGACAGGGTCCGCGTCCACCGGTAGGCCCGGTAGCCCACCGGGCCCTTCACCCAGCCCGGGGTGTGCTGCACCGAGTCAATCACCACGAGCCGTCCGCCCGGGTTGAGCAGGTCGCGCACGTGCGCGAGGTAGGCCTGCGGGTCGGGGCCGAGGTGGTGCAGCGTGTTGACGCTGAGCACCACGTCGAAGCGCCCCTCCCGCGCCGGGGTGAGCCGCCAGAGGTCCTCCACCCGGTAGGTGATGTTCGGGCGGTCGTGCCGGTCCCGGGCCAGCTCCACCATGCGGGGGCTGGCGTCCACGGCGAGCACCTGCTGGCAGCGGTCGGCGAGCAGGTCCACGAACCTGCCCGCGCCGCACCCGAGGTCCACCCCGCGCTCACCGCGCTCGGGAAGTGCCTGTTCCAGCCACCGTCAGTAGGCGCGGTGGGTCAGCTCGCCGAAGCCCGCGTACAGCTCGGCGATGGGGTCGAAAGTCGCGTCGGCCACGAGCGCCATTAGTGGGAGGGACCCACGGGACCGCACGGCCAGCCCGAGTTGACCACTCGGGCGAGTGATCAACTTCGGCGTGTCTCAGCCACCCGGGCAGGTCGTGTCGCCGCCGCTGCGCTCCTGGCAGTGCCGCCCCGGGGGCCAGCGTTCGGGCTCGGGTTCGGTGAAGCGCACCCCGGCGCCGTAGAGCGCGAACCCGGCCGTCACCAGGCAGACCAGGGTGGCCAGCACGGTCAGTACCCGGCGGCCCCACCGCCAGGCCAGCACGGCCGTGGCCAGCGAGGCGAGCCCGGCGATCCCGGCCGCGGCCCACCAGTAGGCGGCCGACTCGGCCACCTCGCCGGGCGTCGGCTCGGAGGAGAAGGGGAGCCGGAAGAGCAGCATCGCCGAGTGGAACAGCAGCACCGGCGCGACGACCAGCCACAGTCCGACCAGGGGTGCGAGCACACAGCCCCGCTTCTCCGCGTCCACCCCGGCAGTCTGTCCGGCCGGGGCGGACGCGCACATGAGTGCAACCACTCAGTCCGCGTGGCGCACCGACTCCACCGAGTACAGGTGCGGCTCGAACCCGTCGGCCAGGTCGGCGGCCGCGCCCATGTGCTCGCGCGCCACCGGGTTGCCCAGCATGGTGTGGAAGTCCTCGGCCGAGCGCCACTGCGCGTAGTTGACCACGCGGGTCCCGTCCTCGCTGGCGTGGATGTTGGCCGAGACGAAGCCCGGCAGGTGCCGCATGACGGTCTCGGTGGCCTCCTCCAGCAGCGCCACCAGGGCCTTCTGCCGTTCGGGCTGGACCCGGAAGACGTTGATCAGGGTCGCCACGGCGGCGTGCTCGGTGATGGCGGTCGTGCTCATGGGGCCTCCTGTGTCAGGTTCCTTACATCGCTCATTGTGTGTAAGGTTCCTGTCATGAGTCAAGGGGACGTCCGGAACCGGGTGGGCTACCTGGTCAAACAGGCACAGCAGGCCTTCAACCGGGCGGGCGAGGAACGCCTGCGCCCGCTGGGCCTGTCCATGGCCCAGTACGCGGTGCTGCGCGCGCTGGCCGACGCCCCGGGCGCCCCGGCCGCCGAGCTGGCCCGCCGCACCTTCGTCACCCGCCAGTCCCTGCGCGACGTGCTCACCGGGCTGCGCACCGCGGGCCTGGCCGACGTGGCCAGCCAGCCGACCACCGGCCGCGCCCTGCCGGTGACCCTCACCCCGGCGGGGGAGGCGCTGCTGGCGCGGGCGGACGAGGTCGTGCTCGCGGTGGACGACCGCATGACCGAGGGCCTGTCCGCGCGGCAGGTCGGCGAGCTGGCCGACCTGCTGCGCGCGTGCGTGCGCAACCTGGAGTGATCAGCCCCGGGCCCGCAGCTGGCTGGTGATGGACAGGTCGGTGATGCGGTCGTCCCGGGCCAGCAGCGCCACCTTGGACAGGACCAGGCTCAGCACGTCGTCGCCCTCGAACGGCAGCAGCACCCGGGCCGGGCCCCGGCCGCTGGGCACGATGCACAGGTAGCGGTCGTCGGGTTCGGCGAGCACGTTGCCGGAGCCGATGTGCACGCGGTACGTGCCGAGCCGCCCGCGCACCCGCACGAACCTCTCGCCCAGCTCGACCCGGTCGGCGACCGCGAGCTTGGGCAGCAGGTGGGCCAGCACCTCGCGGCGTACCTGGGCGCGGGCGCTGAGCTCGCCGAAGCAGGCCTGCCGCCAGTAGCCCGCGTGCGGGTCGTCGCCGCGGTCGAGCCAGTCCGGGTCGAGCGCGATCGAGCTGACGCCCACGAACAGGTCGACATCGCGCATGGCCTCGGTGAACACCAGCGGCGGCACCTCGGTCAGCGGCAACGGGGTCTTGGCCCGGTCCCCGGCCGCGTGGAACCAGACCCGGTCGGTGGAGCACAGTTCCGGGGCGTGCTGCCGGGTGTCGGCCGCGAAGTGCTCGAACACCGCCACCAGCCCGGCGTCGCGGAACTCCCGCCGCGCCCGTCCCTCGCACCCGCTGTCGTAGGGGCCCAGGAAGTTGCTGACCCAGGCGCGTTCCTTGAACAGCGCGTAGGTCTGGTGGTAGCGCAGGATGTGCGCGGCGAACCGGTTGGAGTAGGTGCCGGTCGACCGCTCGGCGTCGGTGAGCACGTACACCTCGCGGAAGGCCTGCTTGACCGGCTGCCGGAACTCCCGTTCGAGCAGCCACCGCCGCCAGGCCGCCACCTCCCCGGTACCGGCTCGCGCGGGGTGCCACAGCCGCACCCGGCCCTCCGGCGGCAGATCGGCCACACCGTCCACAGTGGTCAGTCGCCCGTCCTGGGGCAGCCCGGTGACTCCGTCGACCGTCCACAGCAGCCGCTCGGCGATCCGCCCGGTGACCGGGTGCCCGAGGTAGTACCGCCGCCACTCGGCGAGGTCCCAGTCCCGGTCCTGCGCGAACAGCCCCTCCACCCGCCGCCGCTCGGCCGTGACCAGCGCCTTGGCCTCGGCGACCCGCCGCCTGAGCGCCCGCACCTCCGACTCCGGCGCCCCGGCGGGCACCTTGGCCACCCAGTCCGCACCGGACCACCACCGCACGGTGCAGCGCGCCCCCTCCGCCAGCAGCACCCGAACCCGCACGGACTCCCGCTCGAACTCGGCGTACCCCTCAGCCGTGAAACCCCCGTCCTCGACCATCCGCTCGGCGACCTGCCCGGCCGTGAGCCCCATGGCCGCACCCGCCAGGGCCAGCGCGGCGGCGACCCGCTTGCGGTCCCCGTTGTCCCGGCACAGGGCATCC
Proteins encoded in this region:
- a CDS encoding TetR family transcriptional regulator translates to MTETSFQRARTPEQIAARRAAILDAAEELLTELPTEQVSLRELSRRVGLGTANVARYFPTREAVFLEVLDRARGLWLDELEERVTGDAHELARTFAESLQERPLVCELLSVVARVLERNVDRETVLDFKLRSRAHNERLGRLFARAIPGLTEAQGLELSSHALLLVMAAWPVANPNDAVREAMEDPRLAPTRVNFVDRITRLLELLIGGLRAQD
- a CDS encoding aldehyde dehydrogenase, with the protein product MKYDKLIIGTAWAEPATSGTVEVRSPHDQSLVGTAPLAAAEDVDRAVAAARQAFDHGPWPHTNPAERQRLVRRFAELYAARAEEMAELITAENGSPIWFTTWSQRDVAVRANAWVAVAERFPWEEALTDGAGHQTLVRAEAVGVVAAIIPWNSPHSAATVKMLPALLAGNTVILKASPETALDALALGELFLEAGFPEGVVSVLPADREVSEHLVAHPGVDKIAFTGSTAAGRRIASVAGAQLKRVDLELGGKSAAIVLADADLTAMAAGLRAQTFGNNSEMCVAHTRILAPRSRYEEVVAALKDLAESLVVGDPSDPATYLGPMVRVDQWHRVRGYLELGVREGARLVTGGPEPLADPALADGFYVRPTVFADVTNSMRIAQEEIFGPVVVVIAYDEVEEAIRIANDSDYGLSGGVWTTDVARGTEIARRLRTGLVHVNGAPRHPDSPFGGMKASGIGREYGPYGLGEYVEYKSIPVGIPA
- a CDS encoding MFS transporter gives rise to the protein MRTLAVLATGAGVFALLQSLIAPVLTTIQHDLGTTQSTVTWLLTAYLLSAAVFTPVVGRLGDMLGKRRVLVASLLALALGCLVAALADSIEVLIAARVVQGMGGAVFPLSFGVLRDEFPRERLGSAVGTLSAVIAVGSGLGVALAGPIVATLGSRWLFWLPFLVVSATALAAFRYVPESPSRAPGRINWLAAALLSGWLVALLLGVSRGSAWGWTSPWTLGSLGIGVLLLAVWIAVEARAHTPLIDLRMLRLPAVWPTNTVSLLFGAAMFAAWAFVPQLVQAPLSTGYGFGGSASTGGWLMLPMVVTMFVMSLASGRLAVLVGYRAQLVGGAVFAALACLSLALAHAALWQIAVGTALLGTGIGLAFAAMANLVVEAVPPSQTSVASGMNLNVRTIGGAVGAAVMTSVVTAQVGPAGLPLESGYTTGFAVFAGIGALAATAALLVPRARRAEPVPELVAA
- a CDS encoding class I SAM-dependent methyltransferase: MEQALPERGERGVDLGCGAGRFVDLLADRCQQVLAVDASPRMVELARDRHDRPNITYRVEDLWRLTPAREGRFDVVLSVNTLHHLGPDPQAYLAHVRDLLNPGGRLVVIDSVQHTPGWVKGPVGYRAYRWTRTLSGAIRAGVTGRGLGVALASYQLRKHERWQELAAQAPALSRAQFHQEYRRAFPGAEFQDRLDPSVCGMSWTA
- a CDS encoding antibiotic biosynthesis monooxygenase family protein; the encoded protein is MSTTAITEHAAVATLINVFRVQPERQKALVALLEEATETVMRHLPGFVSANIHASEDGTRVVNYAQWRSAEDFHTMLGNPVAREHMGAAADLADGFEPHLYSVESVRHAD
- a CDS encoding MarR family winged helix-turn-helix transcriptional regulator — encoded protein: MSQGDVRNRVGYLVKQAQQAFNRAGEERLRPLGLSMAQYAVLRALADAPGAPAAELARRTFVTRQSLRDVLTGLRTAGLADVASQPTTGRALPVTLTPAGEALLARADEVVLAVDDRMTEGLSARQVGELADLLRACVRNLE
- a CDS encoding DUF4132 domain-containing protein, whose product is MGAEVGLRRQRELAGELLGELHDGRYDDWRQRLAAEEPGRVGAALVLAVHLSARGALRQDWWRFREQLPALARLPFTVSEQDALLAAKAAARGSGWESYVPLRLAEALVTRARSVAGARVLLTALDAPEAPYGPERSSIRARLMPVLALAEDPAHDLAVIAPGDGWARAVVPLLRREPADVVNAVLRQLAGATGSRPGKAWAKATAALLGDPVALRVVRVLLERVADAPPRDLDPGWGGVLPVVVCDRNADVVRAAAWAVGAVAEEWVVPVLAGVAERDWRPGGGVVLSKKVGNAAVLALGMAGGAEAVAALTRLDALCRDNGDRKRVAAALALAGAAMGLTAGQVAERMVEDGGFTAEGYAEFERESVRVRVLLAEGARCTVRWWSGADWVAKVPAGAPESEVRALRRRVAEAKALVTAERRRVEGLFAQDRDWDLAEWRRYYLGHPVTGRIAERLLWTVDGVTGLPQDGRLTTVDGVADLPPEGRVRLWHPARAGTGEVAAWRRWLLEREFRQPVKQAFREVYVLTDAERSTGTYSNRFAAHILRYHQTYALFKERAWVSNFLGPYDSGCEGRARREFRDAGLVAVFEHFAADTRQHAPELCSTDRVWFHAAGDRAKTPLPLTEVPPLVFTEAMRDVDLFVGVSSIALDPDWLDRGDDPHAGYWRQACFGELSARAQVRREVLAHLLPKLAVADRVELGERFVRVRGRLGTYRVHIGSGNVLAEPDDRYLCIVPSGRGPARVLLPFEGDDVLSLVLSKVALLARDDRITDLSITSQLRARG